Proteins co-encoded in one Arthrobacter globiformis genomic window:
- a CDS encoding multicopper oxidase domain-containing protein, whose protein sequence is MTRKAAWTWATSAVQGEFPAAKDPAKDVTRAGDPGHPDDVSKEDLAALDPGESVVLYRGFRDFVGPYVAHCHNLAHEDHAMMFGWSITP, encoded by the coding sequence ATGACCCGAAAGGCGGCATGGACATGGGCGACGAGCGCCGTGCAGGGTGAGTTCCCGGCCGCCAAGGACCCTGCCAAGGACGTGACCCGTGCAGGAGATCCCGGGCACCCCGACGACGTCTCGAAGGAAGACCTGGCGGCGCTCGATCCCGGCGAGTCGGTGGTCCTCTACCGGGGCTTCCGGGACTTCGTGGGCCCGTACGTGGCGCACTGCCACAACCTGGCCCACGAGGACCACGCCATGATGTTCGGCTGGTCGATCACGCCCTAA
- a CDS encoding TetR/AcrR family transcriptional regulator — protein MPSTAASTAATTKRGRPGYDQQSVLLIAVDVFNRHGYDATSMGILAENLGISKSAIYHHVPSKGDLLKLALDHALGGLEAILDQPGATSGAADARLEFVLRQTIAVLVERLPFVTLLLRLRGNTDIERNAMERRRAFDHKVAGLISAARDEGSLRQDIDPRTVTRLLFGTINSIVEWYKPGGSLSPEKLADDVITMAFDGLHAKP, from the coding sequence ATGCCCAGCACAGCAGCCAGCACAGCAGCCACCACCAAACGCGGCCGTCCCGGCTACGACCAGCAGTCGGTGCTGCTGATCGCCGTCGACGTCTTCAACCGCCACGGCTACGATGCCACATCCATGGGCATCCTCGCCGAAAATCTGGGCATCTCCAAGTCCGCGATCTACCATCATGTGCCGTCCAAGGGTGACCTGCTGAAGCTCGCACTGGACCACGCGCTCGGCGGGCTGGAGGCCATCCTGGACCAGCCCGGGGCCACCTCGGGGGCGGCTGATGCGCGGCTGGAGTTCGTGCTGCGCCAGACCATAGCCGTGCTGGTGGAGCGGCTGCCGTTCGTCACGCTGCTGCTGCGGCTGCGCGGCAATACGGACATCGAGCGGAACGCCATGGAACGCCGCCGCGCCTTCGACCACAAGGTCGCGGGGCTGATCTCCGCGGCCCGCGACGAGGGATCGCTGCGCCAGGACATCGACCCCCGCACCGTGACCCGGCTCCTCTTCGGAACCATCAACTCGATCGTCGAGTGGTACAAACCGGGCGGTTCACTCTCGCCGGAAAAGCTGGCCGACGACGTCATCACCATGGCGTTCGACGGCCTGCACGCGAAACCCTGA
- a CDS encoding DUF427 domain-containing protein, producing MATKLSDLLFGAFSDLRYQPTSKRIRAGIDGSPVVDTQEALLIWEPKRVTPVYAVPEKDLLARLEPPAAERDGRPDEYPVRLMADAPPALDPRTGFRRHTAAGEELDVVASAFSVPRAAFRPSDPDLAGYVVLDFGAFHWLEDHEEIIGHPRDPFHRVDIRATLRHIEVKLDGAVLADTVGAHLLYETLLPVRYYIPPEDVRLDLLEASPHRTICPYKGEARYWSYPESARGKNIAWAYDSRFIDARQIHGLVCFFNERADVYVDGEPQEHPVTPWS from the coding sequence ATGGCCACGAAACTGTCGGATCTTCTGTTCGGCGCATTTTCTGATCTCCGGTACCAGCCCACCTCCAAAAGGATCCGGGCGGGGATCGACGGAAGTCCCGTCGTCGACACCCAGGAAGCGCTCCTGATCTGGGAACCGAAACGTGTCACCCCGGTGTACGCCGTTCCCGAGAAGGATCTGCTGGCACGGCTTGAGCCGCCCGCTGCCGAGCGGGACGGCCGCCCGGACGAGTATCCCGTCCGGCTGATGGCAGACGCCCCGCCGGCGCTGGACCCGAGGACCGGGTTCCGGCGGCACACGGCGGCGGGCGAGGAGCTCGACGTCGTGGCCTCCGCGTTCAGCGTGCCCCGGGCAGCCTTCCGGCCCTCGGATCCGGATCTTGCGGGGTACGTCGTGCTGGATTTCGGCGCGTTCCACTGGCTCGAGGACCACGAGGAGATCATCGGCCACCCGCGGGACCCGTTCCACCGCGTGGACATCCGCGCCACGCTGCGCCACATCGAAGTGAAGCTCGATGGCGCGGTGCTGGCCGATACCGTCGGAGCCCACCTGCTGTACGAGACGCTGCTTCCCGTGCGGTACTACATACCGCCCGAGGATGTCCGACTGGACCTGCTTGAGGCCAGCCCGCACAGGACCATCTGCCCTTACAAGGGCGAGGCCAGGTATTGGAGCTATCCGGAGTCGGCTCGGGGCAAGAATATCGCCTGGGCCTACGATTCGCGGTTCATCGACGCGCGGCAGATCCACGGCCTGGTCTGCTTCTTCAACGAGCGGGCCGATGTGTACGTGGACGGCGAGCCGCAGGAGCATCCGGTCACCCCCTGGTCCTAA
- a CDS encoding VOC family protein, which yields MTLALRTATTILPVDDPDRARGFYADTLGLPHRGKADDGSDLFGNPDGPMLQLMPVKDGKHSDHTTLSFEVTDIERTVQDMESKGVRFQDYDLPDLKTEHHICSTDAEKCAWFMDTENNILCIHERLGTQAEYQL from the coding sequence ATGACCCTAGCACTAAGAACAGCCACAACCATCCTGCCTGTCGATGATCCGGACCGCGCCCGCGGATTCTACGCGGATACGTTGGGCCTCCCACACCGTGGCAAGGCTGATGATGGAAGCGATTTATTCGGCAACCCTGACGGCCCCATGCTGCAGCTGATGCCCGTCAAAGACGGAAAGCATTCCGATCACACCACTTTGAGTTTCGAGGTCACGGACATTGAACGGACCGTCCAGGACATGGAGTCCAAGGGCGTTCGGTTCCAGGACTATGACCTCCCCGATTTGAAGACCGAACACCACATCTGTTCGACCGACGCCGAGAAATGCGCCTGGTTCATGGACACCGAAAACAACATCCTCTGCATTCACGAGAGGCTCGGAACACAGGCTGAGTATCAGCTCTGA